The following coding sequences lie in one Isoptericola variabilis 225 genomic window:
- the secA gene encoding preprotein translocase subunit SecA has translation MPAILEKVLRFGEGRILKKLTGLAEQVNRLEPSFVELSDEELREETDRFKERLAHGATLDDLLPEAFAAVREAARRTLGQRHFDVQLMGGAALHLGNIAEMKTGEGKTLVATTAAYLNALEGKGVHVVTTNDFLAKYQGELMGRVYRFLGMTTGIILSGQSPAERREQYAADITYGTNNEFGFDYLRDNMAWSPDDLVQRGHHFAIVDEVDSILIDEARTPLIISGPASGDANRWYVEFAKVVRRLEAGKDYEVDEKKRTVGVLEPGIEKIEDYLGIDNLYESLNTPLIGFLNNAIKAKELFKRDKDYVVLNGEVMIVDEHTGRILAGRRYNEGMHQAIEAKEGVQIKAENQTLATITLQNYFRLYDKLAGMTGTAETEAAEFQSTYKLGVVPIPTNRPMIRIDQPDLVYKNEAGKFAAVVEDIVERHAKGQPVLVGTTSVEKSERLSQLLKRAGVPHNVLNAKEHEREAAIVAQAGRKGAVTVATNMAGRGTDIMLGGNAEFLAVQEMAERGLDAAEDPEEYEAVWPEVLEKAKAAVAAEHDEVVALGGLYVLGTERHESRRIDNQLRGRSGRQGDPGESRFYLSMEDDLMRLFNSGLASSMMNRAGFPDDVPLESKMVTRGIQSAQSQVEARNFEIRKNVLKYDDVLSRQRSVIYAERRRVLQGEDLHEQVQHFLTDVVTAYVDGATSSGTPEEWDLDSLWTALRAVYPVSITPEDVVEEAGGAGRLTREMVLDELLSDARVAYEAREEQLGSAAMRQLERRVVLSVLDRKWREHLYEMDYLKEGIGLRAMAQRDPLVEYQREGYQLFQAMTEAIKEESVGYLFNLEVQVQQPGTATGPSVTTAGAAAAAQSAAAQAIAASGGAPAPVAPAQPSGEPAAQPAPAAQPAPPAEPAKPEVSASFRGSDEPVLVAKGLDAPQRPQNLQYTAPSEDGSTSVAGDSRKTRRALHGEAAAAEADGRTFPGTPRNAQCPCGSGKKYKVCHGLNE, from the coding sequence GTGCCTGCGATCCTCGAGAAGGTCCTCCGCTTCGGCGAGGGCCGGATCCTCAAGAAGCTGACCGGTCTGGCCGAGCAGGTCAACCGGCTCGAGCCGAGCTTCGTCGAGCTCAGCGACGAGGAGCTGCGGGAGGAGACGGACCGCTTCAAGGAGCGGCTGGCACACGGCGCCACGCTCGACGACCTCCTGCCCGAGGCGTTCGCGGCCGTGCGCGAGGCGGCACGCCGCACGCTCGGTCAGCGCCACTTCGACGTCCAGCTCATGGGCGGGGCGGCGCTGCACCTCGGCAACATCGCCGAGATGAAGACCGGTGAGGGCAAGACGCTCGTCGCCACGACGGCCGCGTACCTCAACGCGCTCGAGGGCAAGGGCGTGCACGTCGTCACGACCAACGACTTCCTCGCCAAGTACCAGGGCGAGCTCATGGGCCGCGTCTACCGGTTCCTCGGCATGACGACGGGCATCATCCTGTCGGGCCAGAGCCCGGCGGAGCGCCGCGAGCAGTACGCGGCCGACATCACCTACGGCACGAACAACGAGTTCGGCTTCGACTACCTGCGCGACAACATGGCCTGGTCGCCCGACGACCTGGTGCAGCGCGGCCACCACTTCGCGATCGTCGACGAGGTCGACTCGATCCTCATCGACGAGGCGCGGACCCCGCTCATCATCTCGGGCCCGGCGTCGGGCGACGCCAACCGCTGGTACGTCGAGTTCGCCAAGGTCGTGCGCCGTCTCGAGGCCGGCAAGGACTACGAGGTCGACGAGAAGAAGCGCACCGTCGGCGTGCTCGAGCCGGGCATCGAGAAGATCGAGGACTACCTCGGCATCGACAACCTGTACGAGTCGCTCAACACGCCACTCATCGGCTTCCTCAACAACGCGATCAAGGCCAAGGAGCTCTTCAAGCGCGACAAGGACTACGTCGTGCTCAACGGCGAGGTCATGATCGTCGACGAGCACACCGGCCGTATCCTCGCCGGCCGCCGCTACAACGAGGGCATGCACCAGGCCATCGAGGCCAAGGAGGGCGTGCAGATCAAGGCGGAGAACCAGACGCTCGCCACGATCACCCTCCAGAACTACTTCCGCCTGTACGACAAGCTCGCGGGCATGACCGGTACGGCCGAGACCGAGGCGGCCGAGTTCCAGAGCACCTACAAGCTCGGGGTCGTGCCGATCCCGACCAACCGCCCGATGATCCGCATCGACCAGCCCGACCTGGTCTACAAGAACGAGGCCGGCAAGTTCGCCGCCGTCGTCGAGGACATCGTCGAGCGCCACGCCAAGGGCCAGCCGGTGCTCGTCGGCACGACGAGCGTCGAGAAGTCGGAGCGGCTGTCGCAGCTGCTCAAGCGTGCCGGCGTGCCGCACAACGTCCTCAACGCCAAGGAGCACGAGCGCGAGGCCGCGATCGTCGCGCAGGCGGGCCGCAAGGGTGCCGTCACGGTCGCCACGAACATGGCCGGCCGCGGTACCGACATCATGCTCGGCGGCAACGCCGAGTTCCTCGCCGTCCAGGAGATGGCCGAGCGGGGCCTCGACGCCGCCGAGGACCCGGAGGAGTACGAGGCCGTCTGGCCCGAGGTCCTCGAGAAGGCGAAGGCGGCCGTCGCGGCCGAGCACGACGAGGTCGTCGCCCTCGGCGGCCTGTACGTGCTGGGCACCGAGCGGCACGAGTCGCGCCGCATCGACAACCAGCTGCGCGGTCGCTCCGGCCGCCAGGGTGACCCGGGCGAGTCCCGGTTCTACCTGTCGATGGAGGACGACCTCATGCGCCTGTTCAACTCGGGCCTGGCGTCGTCGATGATGAACCGGGCGGGCTTCCCGGACGACGTGCCGCTCGAGTCGAAGATGGTCACGCGCGGCATCCAGAGCGCGCAGTCGCAGGTCGAGGCCCGCAACTTCGAGATCCGCAAGAACGTCCTCAAGTACGACGACGTCCTGTCGCGCCAGCGCTCGGTCATCTACGCCGAGCGTCGGCGGGTGCTCCAGGGCGAGGACCTGCACGAGCAGGTGCAGCACTTCCTCACCGACGTGGTCACGGCGTACGTCGACGGCGCCACGTCGTCCGGCACGCCGGAGGAGTGGGACCTCGACTCCCTGTGGACCGCGCTGCGGGCCGTGTACCCGGTGTCGATCACGCCCGAGGACGTGGTCGAGGAGGCCGGCGGCGCCGGGCGCCTCACGCGCGAGATGGTGCTCGACGAGCTGCTCTCCGACGCCCGTGTCGCGTACGAGGCGCGCGAGGAGCAGCTCGGTTCCGCCGCGATGCGCCAGCTCGAGCGCCGGGTCGTCCTCTCGGTCCTCGACCGCAAGTGGCGCGAGCACCTCTACGAGATGGACTACCTCAAGGAGGGCATCGGCCTGCGGGCCATGGCCCAGCGCGACCCGCTCGTGGAGTACCAGCGCGAGGGCTACCAGCTCTTCCAGGCCATGACCGAGGCCATCAAGGAGGAGTCGGTCGGGTACCTGTTCAACCTCGAGGTGCAGGTCCAGCAGCCCGGTACGGCCACGGGTCCGTCGGTCACCACCGCCGGCGCCGCCGCGGCCGCCCAGTCGGCCGCCGCGCAGGCGATCGCGGCGTCGGGCGGTGCGCCCGCCCCCGTGGCTCCGGCCCAGCCCTCGGGCGAGCCGGCCGCGCAGCCGGCTCCGGCGGCTCAGCCGGCTCCGCCCGCGGAGCCCGCGAAGCCGGAGGTGTCGGCGTCGTTCCGTGGCAGCGACGAGCCCGTGCTCGTCGCCAAGGGCCTCGACGCCCCGCAGCGCCCGCAGAACCTGCAGTACACAGCACCCAGCGAGGACGGTTCCACCTCCGTCGCCGGCGACTCGCGCAAGACGCGCCGTGCCCTGCACGGCGAGGCCGCGGCCGCCGAGGCCGACGGCCGGACGTTCCCGGGCACGCCGCGCAACGCCCAGTGCCCGTGCGGCTCGGGCAAGAAGTACAAGGTGTGCCACGGCCTCAACGAGTGA
- a CDS encoding ABC transporter substrate-binding protein produces the protein MRVEKRWATVKECRPHGTSQVTVPDVTGEIIEGGEGQFVGELSNLTAVNDGGVPTLTGTITDLATGESQEFSAPIQGMDASDACDVLNLDLGPLHLDVLGLVVDLEPVVLDITAERGPGNLLGNLLCAVAGLFDNLGHGGGSGGLGGVVNGIVNILNRLLSGLGL, from the coding sequence ATGCGTGTCGAGAAGCGGTGGGCGACGGTGAAGGAGTGCCGCCCGCACGGGACGAGCCAGGTCACGGTCCCGGACGTCACCGGCGAGATCATCGAGGGCGGCGAAGGCCAGTTCGTGGGTGAGCTCAGCAACTTGACCGCCGTGAACGACGGCGGCGTGCCGACCCTGACGGGCACCATCACGGACCTCGCCACCGGAGAGTCGCAGGAGTTCTCCGCACCGATCCAGGGGATGGACGCGAGCGACGCGTGCGACGTCCTCAACCTGGACCTGGGTCCCCTGCACCTCGATGTGCTGGGCCTCGTGGTCGACCTCGAGCCGGTCGTCCTCGACATCACCGCCGAGCGCGGTCCCGGCAACCTCCTCGGCAACCTGCTGTGCGCCGTCGCCGGCCTGTTCGACAACCTCGGCCATGGTGGCGGTAGCGGCGGCCTCGGCGGCGTCGTGAACGGCATCGTCAACATCCTGAACCGCCTCCTCTCCGGCCTGGGTCTCTGA
- a CDS encoding cation:proton antiporter family protein — translation MLAVLLRLPPLVGFLAAGFALGGLGAPELDGLDTLADLGVALLLFGIGLKLDVRSLARREIWLTTAAHMVLMTAVAVGFLGVLAVAGFALLADRPFASVAVVGFALSFSSTVFVVKVLDERSDSTSLYGRIAVGVLIGHGDVGRVDALVLGLGRVGSTTYERLRDEYGLSVVGVEHDQTRVAALEERGFRVVRADATDVEFWARVRRAGHVKVAVLAMPFHKANLIALARLQAAGFEGRVAAIARYDDDVEELRRQGADAVFHLYGAAGAELADQAAEVLMAGR, via the coding sequence ATGCTCGCGGTGCTGCTGCGCCTGCCGCCGCTCGTCGGCTTCCTCGCGGCCGGCTTCGCGCTGGGCGGGCTCGGCGCGCCCGAGCTCGACGGGCTGGACACCCTCGCCGACCTCGGCGTCGCGCTGCTGCTCTTCGGGATCGGGCTCAAGCTCGACGTGCGCTCGCTCGCGCGGCGCGAGATCTGGCTGACGACGGCCGCCCACATGGTGCTCATGACCGCCGTCGCGGTGGGGTTCCTCGGGGTACTGGCGGTGGCCGGGTTCGCGCTGCTGGCGGACCGGCCGTTCGCCTCGGTCGCCGTCGTGGGGTTCGCGCTGTCGTTCTCGTCGACCGTCTTCGTCGTCAAGGTGCTCGACGAGCGCTCCGACTCCACGTCGCTGTACGGGCGCATCGCCGTCGGCGTGCTCATCGGCCACGGCGACGTCGGGCGCGTCGACGCGCTCGTCCTCGGGCTCGGCCGGGTCGGGTCGACGACGTACGAGCGGCTGCGCGACGAGTACGGGCTGTCGGTCGTCGGCGTCGAGCACGACCAGACCCGCGTCGCCGCGCTCGAGGAGCGCGGGTTCCGCGTCGTGCGGGCCGACGCGACCGACGTCGAGTTCTGGGCGCGCGTGCGGCGCGCGGGCCACGTCAAGGTCGCGGTCCTCGCGATGCCGTTCCACAAGGCCAACCTCATCGCGCTCGCGCGGCTGCAGGCCGCGGGCTTCGAGGGCCGGGTCGCCGCCATCGCGCGGTACGACGACGACGTCGAGGAGCTGCGCCGCCAGGGCGCCGACGCCGTCTTCCACCTCTACGGCGCGGCGGGCGCCGAGCTCGCGGACCAGGCCGCCGAGGTGCTCATGGCAGGTCGGTGA
- a CDS encoding winged helix-turn-helix domain-containing protein, which produces MRDVETLSLAQARRVALAAQQVHRPRPDGPVSARRALAAVQRLGLLQIDSVNVLARAHLLPLYSRLGPYDVGILDRASGRAPRRLVETWAHVASFVPVETYPLLEWRRRAYLSEAWGVIRGTPLDHSAELEDVRQMIAERGPLTASQIHDELEAAGRATPRSRDEWGWNWTVAKRCLEYLFFTGEVMSARRNAAFERCYDLPERVLPPAVRAAEPVPDDVAVRALLEHGARAHGVGTPRCFRDYFRLKGPAARQALADLVDDGTLVPVRVQGWDEPTYRHRDAALPRRATGQALLSPFDPVVWERRRLEALFDVFYRIEIYVPAPRRVLGYYVLPFLEDDAITAFVDLKADRRAGVLRVQAAHATAHAGPATAGRLAAELRLLAGWLGLGETAVGPVGDLAPALSGEVAAAA; this is translated from the coding sequence ATGCGGGACGTGGAGACGCTCTCGCTCGCCCAGGCCCGCCGCGTCGCGCTCGCGGCGCAGCAGGTGCACCGTCCGCGGCCCGACGGGCCGGTGTCGGCGCGCCGCGCGCTCGCGGCCGTCCAGCGTCTCGGCCTGCTGCAGATCGACTCGGTCAACGTGCTGGCGCGGGCGCACCTGCTGCCGCTGTACTCGCGGCTCGGGCCGTACGACGTCGGCATCCTCGACCGCGCGTCGGGCCGGGCACCCCGGCGCCTCGTCGAGACGTGGGCGCACGTGGCGTCCTTCGTGCCGGTCGAGACGTACCCGCTGCTCGAGTGGCGGCGCCGCGCGTACCTCTCCGAGGCGTGGGGCGTCATCCGGGGCACGCCGCTCGACCACTCGGCCGAGCTCGAGGACGTGCGGCAGATGATCGCCGAGCGCGGGCCGCTCACCGCGAGCCAGATCCACGACGAGCTCGAGGCGGCCGGCCGGGCGACGCCCCGCTCGCGCGACGAGTGGGGCTGGAACTGGACGGTCGCGAAGCGTTGCCTCGAGTACCTCTTCTTCACGGGCGAGGTCATGTCGGCGCGGCGCAACGCGGCGTTCGAGCGCTGCTACGACCTGCCCGAGCGCGTCCTGCCGCCCGCCGTGCGCGCCGCCGAACCGGTGCCCGACGACGTCGCGGTGCGCGCGCTGCTCGAGCACGGCGCGCGCGCCCACGGCGTCGGGACGCCGCGCTGCTTCCGCGACTACTTCCGGCTCAAGGGCCCGGCGGCGCGCCAGGCCCTGGCGGACCTGGTCGACGACGGCACGCTCGTCCCCGTGCGCGTGCAGGGCTGGGACGAGCCCACCTACCGGCACCGCGACGCCGCGCTGCCGCGCCGCGCGACCGGTCAGGCGCTGCTGAGCCCGTTCGACCCGGTCGTGTGGGAGCGCCGCCGGCTCGAGGCCCTGTTCGACGTCTTCTACCGGATCGAGATCTACGTCCCGGCGCCGCGGCGCGTGCTCGGCTACTACGTGCTCCCGTTCCTCGAGGACGACGCGATCACGGCGTTCGTCGACCTCAAGGCCGACCGCCGGGCCGGCGTCCTGCGTGTGCAGGCCGCGCACGCCACGGCGCACGCGGGTCCGGCGACTGCGGGCAGGCTCGCGGCCGAGCTGCGTCTGCTCGCCGGGTGGCTCGGGCTCGGGGAGACCGCCGTGGGACCGGTCGGCGACCTCGCGCCCGCGCTCTCGGGCGAGGTCGCCGCCGCGGCCTGA
- the hpf gene encoding ribosome hibernation-promoting factor, HPF/YfiA family, translating to MEIVIVGRHTEVADRFRRHVEDKLAKVSQLAPTARRVDVEVTHENNPRLAGVSERVELTVRAKGPVIRAEAAADDRFGALDIALDKLTERLRRSRDRRKDHRRNNGVLTPVDVRPYDAVKASEPQAEPQPEPATLDRPGDAVERQLGDSPVVIRQKLHHAEPMTVDDAVEQMELVGHDFFLFIDKESARPAAVYRRKGWTYGVIELDSKVEGAEPVSDLT from the coding sequence ATGGAGATCGTCATCGTCGGCAGGCACACGGAGGTGGCGGACCGGTTCCGCCGTCACGTGGAGGACAAGCTCGCCAAGGTCTCGCAGCTGGCGCCCACGGCGCGGCGCGTGGACGTCGAGGTCACGCACGAGAACAACCCGCGGCTCGCCGGAGTGAGCGAGCGCGTGGAGCTGACGGTCCGGGCCAAGGGACCCGTGATCCGCGCCGAGGCGGCCGCGGACGACCGGTTCGGGGCACTCGACATCGCGCTCGACAAGCTGACCGAGCGGCTGCGCCGCTCGCGGGACCGGCGCAAGGACCACCGCAGGAACAACGGTGTCCTCACCCCCGTGGACGTCCGCCCGTACGACGCGGTCAAGGCCTCCGAGCCCCAGGCCGAGCCCCAGCCCGAGCCCGCCACGCTCGACCGGCCCGGCGACGCCGTCGAGCGCCAGCTCGGCGACTCGCCCGTCGTCATCCGCCAGAAGCTCCACCACGCCGAGCCGATGACGGTCGACGACGCCGTCGAGCAGATGGAGCTCGTCGGTCACGACTTCTTCCTCTTCATCGACAAGGAGTCCGCGCGTCCGGCCGCCGTGTACCGGCGCAAGGGATGGACCTACGGCGTCATCGAGCTCGACTCGAAGGTCGAGGGCGCCGAACCGGTCTCCGACCTCACCTGA
- a CDS encoding ComF family protein has product MVSAWRRWARELARLVVPVACAGCGLPDVPCCARCAALLDGAPRRVEAGAPRLDRLDGVAPLPVWALVAYAGPVRDLVVAWKDRGRVDLDRLLAAGMRRAAAAVAPGVAAAAPGGVLVVPAPSSAAARRARGREHVRVLARAVARGLSDAGVPAAVAPVLRRRGGARDQVGLGSRARGRNLAAAVAVRRRALLRAGGRGPAVCLLVDDVLTTGATLAAAERALETAGAAVVGALVAAATPPPGTRSSRDATDLAATVYRPGGVGLA; this is encoded by the coding sequence ATGGTGTCGGCGTGGAGGCGCTGGGCGCGCGAGCTCGCGCGGCTCGTGGTGCCCGTGGCGTGCGCGGGCTGCGGCCTGCCCGACGTCCCGTGCTGCGCGCGGTGCGCGGCGCTGCTCGACGGCGCGCCCCGGCGCGTGGAGGCCGGCGCGCCGCGGCTCGACCGGCTCGACGGCGTCGCGCCGCTGCCCGTGTGGGCGCTCGTCGCGTACGCCGGCCCGGTGCGCGACCTCGTGGTGGCGTGGAAGGACCGCGGGCGGGTCGACCTCGACCGGCTCCTGGCGGCCGGGATGCGGCGGGCCGCCGCCGCCGTCGCGCCAGGGGTGGCCGCCGCGGCGCCGGGCGGCGTGCTCGTCGTTCCCGCGCCGTCGAGCGCCGCCGCGCGGCGGGCCCGCGGACGCGAGCACGTGCGCGTGCTCGCGCGGGCCGTCGCGCGGGGTCTGTCCGACGCCGGTGTGCCCGCCGCCGTGGCGCCCGTGCTGCGCCGTCGGGGCGGTGCGCGCGACCAGGTCGGCCTGGGCTCGCGCGCCCGCGGGCGCAACCTCGCCGCGGCCGTCGCGGTGCGCCGTCGGGCGCTGCTCCGCGCGGGCGGACGTGGTCCCGCGGTGTGCCTGCTCGTCGACGACGTGCTCACCACCGGGGCGACCCTGGCGGCGGCCGAACGGGCGCTCGAGACCGCCGGTGCGGCCGTCGTCGGGGCCCTCGTGGCGGCCGCGACACCGCCTCCGGGCACCCGTTCGTCCCGCGATGCGACCGACCTTGCCGCAACGGTGTACCGACCCGGGGGAGTGGGGTTAGCCTGA
- a CDS encoding LpqB family beta-propeller domain-containing protein: protein MTARRRSLQALAGAATAAAVALVAGCASIPTSGEVRDGAADIEVRRDVDYIPVGPAAGATPDQIVQGFLTASIAGPRSTTSYAVAQEYLTPKAVSGWDRYARVLVLQESPRVTAEDVAEDATAATVHAEGTVVATLDENGVYTEQPTPSTVETTFTLARDTEGQWRISQLEDGLLIPAAFFTQAFHLTRLYFPTPDLAWWVPDVRWFPHQTWRTDATAQILAGPPEWLANSTTTVIPGGTGLAIDAVTVGDDGTIDVPLTAPIGEASAQERALVVAQLEATLVEGDGRSVTLFEGTAPLAVPSEVELALPHTDGEAVAYAHGELHRYTGRRLQPFDEPAALGGLEPTALAVGPGGSPVVVVDAGARLVRVTGADAPVRLLEGRDLLAPSTDRFGGVWSGDATRLKVVLASTRVVDVPAPWLAERTVESISVSPEGARLAVVSQGPGGAQVHVAGIVRDQQNVPTGLSEPVQVGGPVDDVTQAVWQDVATLALVGSADGVPSVFLAGVGGLSSQGGLSRALTGVVEPRSVTAVVGSSGMLAIDGDGTLLSRQTSALWSVVEEDVALVAYPG, encoded by the coding sequence ATGACCGCGCGACGCAGGAGCCTGCAGGCGCTCGCGGGCGCGGCGACCGCCGCGGCCGTCGCCCTCGTCGCGGGGTGCGCCAGCATCCCGACGTCGGGCGAGGTGCGCGACGGCGCCGCCGACATCGAGGTGCGCCGCGACGTCGACTACATCCCCGTCGGCCCCGCCGCCGGCGCGACGCCCGACCAGATCGTGCAGGGCTTCCTCACGGCGTCGATCGCCGGGCCGCGCTCGACGACCTCGTACGCCGTCGCGCAGGAGTACCTCACGCCGAAGGCGGTCTCCGGCTGGGACCGGTACGCGCGCGTCCTGGTGCTGCAGGAGAGCCCGCGGGTCACCGCCGAGGACGTGGCCGAGGACGCGACCGCGGCCACCGTGCACGCCGAGGGCACCGTCGTCGCGACGCTCGACGAGAACGGCGTCTACACCGAGCAGCCGACGCCCTCGACCGTCGAGACGACGTTCACCCTCGCGCGCGACACCGAGGGCCAGTGGCGCATCTCGCAGCTCGAGGACGGCCTGCTCATCCCTGCCGCGTTCTTCACGCAGGCGTTCCACCTCACGCGGCTCTACTTCCCGACGCCCGACCTCGCGTGGTGGGTGCCGGACGTGCGCTGGTTCCCGCACCAGACGTGGCGCACCGACGCCACCGCGCAGATCCTCGCCGGGCCTCCCGAGTGGCTCGCCAACTCCACGACGACCGTGATCCCCGGCGGCACCGGCCTGGCCATCGACGCGGTCACGGTGGGCGACGACGGCACGATCGACGTGCCGCTCACCGCGCCGATCGGCGAGGCGTCCGCGCAGGAGCGCGCCCTCGTCGTCGCGCAGCTCGAGGCGACGCTCGTCGAGGGGGACGGGCGCAGCGTCACGCTGTTCGAGGGCACCGCGCCGCTCGCGGTGCCGAGCGAGGTCGAGCTCGCGCTGCCCCACACCGACGGGGAGGCCGTCGCCTACGCGCACGGGGAGCTCCACCGGTACACGGGGCGGCGCCTCCAGCCGTTCGACGAGCCCGCCGCCCTCGGCGGCCTGGAGCCCACGGCGCTCGCGGTCGGGCCCGGGGGCTCGCCCGTGGTGGTCGTCGACGCCGGCGCCCGCCTCGTGCGCGTCACCGGCGCCGACGCGCCCGTCCGGCTGCTCGAGGGGCGGGACCTGCTCGCCCCGTCGACCGACCGCTTCGGCGGCGTGTGGAGCGGCGACGCCACGCGGCTCAAGGTCGTGCTCGCGTCGACCCGCGTGGTCGACGTCCCCGCACCGTGGCTGGCCGAGCGCACGGTCGAGTCGATCAGCGTGTCGCCCGAGGGTGCCCGCCTCGCCGTCGTGAGCCAGGGCCCCGGCGGGGCGCAGGTCCACGTCGCCGGCATCGTGCGCGACCAGCAGAACGTGCCGACCGGCCTGTCCGAGCCGGTCCAGGTGGGCGGGCCCGTCGACGACGTCACGCAGGCCGTGTGGCAGGACGTCGCGACGCTCGCGCTCGTCGGGTCCGCCGACGGCGTGCCGAGCGTGTTCCTCGCGGGCGTCGGCGGGCTCTCGAGCCAGGGCGGCCTGTCGCGCGCGCTCACCGGCGTCGTCGAGCCGCGGTCGGTCACCGCGGTCGTGGGGTCGAGCGGGATGCTCGCGATCGACGGCGACGGCACGCTGCTGTCGCGGCAGACGTCCGCCCTGTGGTCGGTCGTCGAGGAGGACGTCGCGCTCGTCGCGTACCCCGGCTAG
- the mtrB gene encoding MtrAB system histidine kinase MtrB has protein sequence MPRADGGVAAGARVVVGRARRRLARTRLRLAAWARALAHRWRSSMQLRVVTSALALGVVTVVLLGLYLSFSIRDGLFEQRLEQVERENAAMTEQVRQTFSSSPATSSDELQLLLSTMIQTLDTGASSGQDFFLLSSVEQSRLIDVVTRQPLRELITPELREATVASDGQVLQSVLIPAEFTSSEVPEPGVVVGSTVDVPTVGAYELYALYSFQPEQETLSFVQRTLAIGYVAVLVALVALTWTVTRQTVTPVRRAATVAARLADGHLDERMAGSRGEDEMALLARTFNEMATNLQDQIVRMEALSAAQRRFTSDVSHELRTPLTTMRMAGEVIHASRDELDPAARRSAELLYNQLDRFEELLSDLLEISRFDAGAAVLDVEQTDLRSIVTAVADTTAPLAERRGVFLSVDLPTEAPTADVDSRRVERILRNLVVNAIEHAEGKPVEVSVAADAKAVAVVVRDHGVGMTAVEAEHVFDRFWRADPARARTTGGTGLGLSIALEDARLHGGWLEAWGRPGEGASFRLTLPRRAGIQLQDSPLALVPPSRGMTQYPTGQIPVVNPPTGPTPTAIPDLDAHPLEDDVHPLGDDAHAAGADAHAAGHGPASGATTDVEAR, from the coding sequence GTGCCCCGCGCTGACGGCGGCGTCGCCGCCGGCGCACGCGTCGTCGTCGGGCGGGCCCGACGGCGCCTCGCGCGCACCCGTCTCCGTCTCGCCGCGTGGGCGCGCGCGCTCGCCCACCGCTGGCGCTCGTCGATGCAGCTGCGCGTCGTCACGTCCGCGCTCGCGCTCGGCGTCGTCACGGTGGTGCTGCTCGGTCTCTACCTGTCGTTCTCGATCCGCGACGGGCTGTTCGAGCAGCGCCTCGAGCAGGTCGAGCGCGAGAACGCCGCGATGACCGAGCAGGTCCGCCAGACGTTCTCGTCGTCGCCCGCGACGTCGTCGGACGAGCTGCAGCTGCTGCTGTCGACCATGATCCAGACGCTCGACACCGGGGCCTCGAGCGGGCAGGACTTCTTCCTGCTCAGCAGCGTCGAGCAGTCCCGCCTCATCGACGTCGTCACGCGCCAGCCGCTGCGCGAGCTCATCACGCCCGAGCTGCGCGAGGCCACGGTCGCGTCCGACGGCCAGGTCCTGCAGTCGGTGCTCATCCCGGCCGAGTTCACGTCGTCCGAGGTGCCCGAGCCGGGCGTCGTCGTCGGCTCCACGGTGGACGTGCCGACCGTGGGCGCGTACGAGCTCTACGCGCTCTACTCGTTCCAGCCCGAGCAGGAGACGCTGTCGTTCGTCCAGCGCACGCTCGCGATCGGCTACGTCGCGGTGCTCGTCGCGCTCGTCGCGCTCACCTGGACCGTGACCCGGCAGACCGTCACGCCCGTGCGGCGGGCCGCGACGGTCGCCGCCCGCCTGGCCGACGGCCACCTCGACGAGCGCATGGCGGGCAGCCGCGGCGAGGACGAGATGGCGCTGCTCGCGCGCACGTTCAACGAGATGGCGACCAACCTGCAGGACCAGATCGTGCGCATGGAGGCGCTGTCCGCCGCGCAGCGCCGGTTCACCTCCGACGTCTCGCACGAGCTGCGCACCCCGCTGACGACCATGCGCATGGCGGGCGAGGTCATCCACGCCTCGCGCGACGAGCTCGACCCCGCCGCACGGCGGTCCGCCGAGCTGCTGTACAACCAGCTCGACCGGTTCGAGGAGCTGCTGTCCGACCTGCTCGAGATCAGCCGCTTCGACGCGGGCGCCGCCGTGCTCGACGTCGAGCAGACCGACCTGCGCTCGATCGTCACCGCCGTCGCGGACACGACGGCGCCGCTCGCCGAGCGCCGGGGGGTGTTCCTGTCGGTCGACCTGCCCACCGAGGCGCCGACCGCCGACGTCGACTCGCGGCGCGTCGAGCGCATCCTGCGCAACCTCGTCGTCAACGCGATCGAGCACGCCGAGGGCAAGCCGGTCGAGGTGTCCGTCGCCGCGGACGCCAAGGCGGTCGCGGTCGTCGTGCGCGACCACGGGGTCGGCATGACGGCGGTCGAGGCCGAGCACGTCTTCGACCGGTTCTGGCGCGCCGACCCCGCGCGCGCCCGCACCACCGGAGGCACGGGCCTGGGCCTGTCGATCGCCCTCGAGGACGCGCGCCTGCACGGCGGCTGGCTCGAGGCGTGGGGCCGTCCGGGCGAGGGTGCGAGCTTCCGCCTGACGCTCCCGCGCCGCGCCGGGATCCAGCTCCAGGACTCGCCGCTGGCGCTCGTGCCGCCGTCGCGCGGCATGACGCAGTACCCGACGGGGCAGATCCCCGTCGTCAACCCGCCGACGGGCCCGACCCCGACCGCGATCCCGGACCTGGACGCGCACCCGCTCGAGGACGACGTGCACCCGCTCGGCGACGACGCGCACGCCGCGGGCGCCGACGCGCACGCGGCGGGCCACGGGCCCGCGAGCGGGGCCACGACCGACGTGGAGGCGCGATGA